The DNA window TGTCCCACTACCCATTGGTTGTAATTGGATATTGCACATTTCCTAGAAATAGCCCCATCTCCTAACGTACCAAGAAACCATCCACCATATCTCGCTCATCTGTTGAAGCCGAGTAGTGGGTCTACATGTGAACTCATTTGGCTTAAAAGTCTTCTCCAAGATTTCAGAGTTATGCATTCACAACCTATGCATCTCTATTGTGATAATCAAGCTACCTTAAAAATTGCATCCAACCCAGTGTTTCACGACCGTACCAAGCACATAAAGCTGGATTGTCATGTTTCTCGTGAGAAGTTAAAAAAGACCTTCTCCccaatttttttgaaagattcatTTAGAATCATCATGACACTTATAACACATTTTTACTTGGAGTTGTATCAAATAGActtcaagaaaaattttctaaatgaatatatttttatatgatGTTTACCTTCTTCAACTTGAAGGGTTTTGAgtgatgaaaagaaaataatgataaaaaaaaaaaataggagagttGAATACTCGGTGGTTTTCTCCTTGTATATGCAAAAATATATAGAGTTACAACCTAGAAAATCCTATAGACTCTGGGCTGTAAAAGGATAGAGTTACATTGTAAGCAACTACCTAATATAGTGTTACAAAAGAAGGTAACTATCTAATAGAAAAGGGAATAAGATAtacgagagaaaagagagaaagaaagctgGAAGTTAGTGGCATTGGGTGGCAAATGCTGGACTCCTTCCAGTGAGTCAGCTATTACTCTCCCTCAAGTTGGACTCTGAAGGTCACGAACGCCCAACTTGGATAGTAAGAAATGGAATGTATAACGTCCAAGGGACTTAGTAAATATCTCCACCAATTGTATTTTGGAGGGAACATGAGTAGTAATTAGGCAACCAGCTTGGAGGTGTTCTCTAACAATATGGCAATCGATGTCGATATGCTTGATGGAATTCATGGAAAATTGGATTTGTGGCAATGTACGAGGCAACCTGATTATCATAGTATAGGCACATGGGAAATGTAGTAGGCACATTGATACTGGCCCAACCAACATATAAAGAAGTCCAGCCTAAAGCCTAGCATTTATGCCTGATCCATAATGCAAAAAAAGCCATTGATTAATATTTCTTAGTTTTTATTATGTAATGTAAATGTTTAATTTCAACCATAGAAACTTAGATATAATCGATGGTTGAGATATCATAGGAGCTCTTAAGGTTTAAACTCTTCATATCCTTGGTGGATTTTCACCTCAACTCCTTTGATTCCTCAATTTGTGGGCTCAATTTTGACATTTGAGCTAGCATTGGAAAATACAAACTTGAAATTTGCACCAAGACATTGAAAACTTCAATTCTTGCATCAAGGCATGAGAGATTTCAACAAATGAAAGACCTCAaatatgttttctatttttatattttctattgagtttttattttcctatgtatTTTGTGATTGGTCTATGTCACAACTTGAAATTCTAAAAGATGATTATAATCTCCTAGGTTAAAGGTTGTAGTCTAATATAAAGAATACAAATCCTGAGTTGTGGAGACacaattgaatcaaagaaaatttcaaagttGCTCCAAGCTCCTTGTGAACCTTGAAGAGTTCTTCTTATAAAATTAAGTTGTGTTTCACTCATTCTTGAAGAGATTGGAATTTCAATCAGCCTAGAAGAGCTAAGTCTTCAACCTTGAAGAGTTAAATCACACCCTCTCAAAGATCCAACCTAGAAGAGTTGAATTTTTGAAGCAATTATTTCTAGTTTTGGAAAGTCTAGAAACCTGGCATccctttttcacccaaaatctCAATAATTTCTATCTCACAAAAGATGTAGACACATCTCTTGTCTTTAATTCTCAATTTGAATCACCCCAAACCGATATTGGATCAGAGATTTATCCCCAAATTACTAGCCAAAGGTCTTTCTGTCCGAAATTGGTTTTATCTACAAAGTCAAGTACTCTCCCGATGCTTGTATTCGAGCAATCCCGTGACTGAGATTGCATCACACACTAAGGTTAGAGAGAAGAAAGCGTAACAATACAAGTTCATAGATAGTAGTGGCAAATGCTAGACTCTTTCCATTGAGTAAGCTATTAAATAAAGTTTATTAATTCAAGAAGTTGATATATGGATAAAAGCAAGCTTCCAGGCAATGGTACCTAAAACTTGACAAGGTCATCTCATTCTTTGGATTTATTAAAAATGCCATGGATCATTACATATACCTAAAGGTCAGTGGgaataaatttatatttcttgTTCTTTATGTCGATGATATCTTGATGGCTAGTAGTGACATGACTTACTTATTGAGATCAAACATTTTCTACCCAAAATGTTTGAAATAAAGGACATGGGCGAGAGCACTTTTGTAGTCGACATTGAGATTACTCGTGATAGAAAGCGAGGATTCTTGGGGTTGCCTCAAAGGCATATATTGATTgtgtttttaaacgatttaataTGTCTACATGTTCAGTTGGTGAGGTACCTAtcaggaaagaaaatgaattggATATGCATTAATGCCCCAAGAATGATGGTGAGAGAGGTTCTATTGCAGATAAAATCCATGCTTTTGTAGTAGAGAGTTTGATGAATGCGCAAATTTGCACtcattttaatataaattttttagtgAGCATTCTTGGGTAGCTTTAGTCAGATGCATGTTTAAATCATTGGACAACAACTAAGGTCATGGAGTATTTGTAGATGACTAAAGATCATATGCTTGTTCACAGCAGAAGTGATGTACTTGAGGTAGTAGGATATTTCGATTCTGACTTTAATGTTGCACTGATGATTGAAAATCTACTTTAGGGTACATTTTCATGATGGCGGGAGGTGCCATTTTATAGAAAAGTGCCAAATAGACCCTTTTGGCTTCATCTACAATGCAAAAAGAATTTGTAGCTCTTTGTAAGGCTACCAAACATGTTGTATGGATGaggagttttatttttttcttaaaagttGTGGTCTCTGTCTTAAGACCCATTATGGTGACAACAGTTCAGCTATCTTCTTTTCGAAGAACAACAAGAAATCCAATGGATCCAAATACATTAACACGAAATATCTTTTAATACATGAAAAGGTAAATGAACGACATATCATTGTGAAGCACATTATCACTGACATGAAACTGACTAACCCTCTAACAAAAGCATTGCCATTGGGAGTGTTCAAGAATCATGTTTCTAATATGGGATATAATtgtcttttgatatgcttggttagtaTAAGTTTTGCTTCTTGATAGCTGTTTTATTTGGGACTTTATTAGCCTACATGTTTTGGGCACAATTTTGATGGACATTGATTGTATTTCTTATTGtctctaaatttattttatgcAAATTTATTCCATTGTTCATTTTTGTTGatatttcttttatgatttcatttgactGAAGAAATCATGGTGATAACAGTCAAAGTTTAAAGGTGGTTAGCCAAAGCTAGATATTAACCCAAGTTTATGGTGGTTTGCCAAAGTAAtggttaatatcaaagttgacTGTTTATAATATCAAGGGAAAAGGACCTATGTGAAATATCATGTACAAGCTTGTATCTCTAATAAGTGGACTTTTGTTTGTAATGACAAAAGGTATATGCCATATGTTGAGGTATATTTTCTATTGTTGTTTGACATGAGTAGACTTGTTAATTGAATCAAAGATTTGTGATGACTATTTGTAATGAGATTCCATAGTCACACTATTTGATAGTGACTTTAAtctagcccaagtgggagaccGTTAGAAGTTTCTATTTATTAGGTGCTTAATTAATTACTGAATTAGTCAATTAGTGGGAGTTTGTATACATGAACCAATTCGGTTTGTGACACAAAAAGATAAGCCAACTTTACTTATTGTAGGAGTAATCTTAGGATTGTGtcaatattataaatattgaGTCTTGAGTCCTTGTAGCCTAAGTTAGTATATTCCTCTCTTCCTcccataaagaagaaaaataaggaagTACTGAAGGTTGTAGAAGATTAAAGACGAAGCTATAATTGACAGGGTTGCGTCAGGGATTTATTACAATATTCTCCAACATACGTATAGTGCAAGGTACATTTAAATCCGTATTATACTTGTTTATTGCATCATGTTCTTGGTATTCTATACGGTTTTTCCCAATAGGGTCTCAAATTGAAACCCGTAGATTATCTAACATGGATCACCTCCAATGTTTGGGTTTGCCAGTTAATTATTAGACCCTCAACTGGTCACCACTTTCTCATTGCAATAGCATATTGAAACTGCATCTGAGAGAAGTGATCACCAAATTACTAGAGTTGTTAAGAATGTGAAAAGTTAAGAATGCTTTTGAAGGATTAAGATTCGTCACTACCCTTAAGAAATTGAAGGTaataaaaattccaaatgaATTCAACGAAAGGCTTCAGGAAGTTCCATGCCTAATGGAGTTGGCCATATGACAAAGTAATTgtctaaaaatatttaaaaaaaattcgaagttctaaaaaattattgaaaacaaATGAATCAGTGGATGAAAACTCAAATCGGTTTGCCAATGTAAAGGGATAAATTGTCTAACTTGGCCCTGAAATTTGAAATGCAGTGAATCCAAACTCTCTCCAATGGATGGAATTACCATACTGCTTTTTCACGTGGTATTAACTAGGTAGATCACAAAGGGGCTCAAATCCTCTACggtgagtggcagtgaggatCTAACGGCTAAGAGGATCCCGACAAGCATTCTAaccattggatcctcactgtGCTCACAAGGAAAGCCTCTTTCATGTAGGTTGCAGCAAAAACCTTCTGCATACGTTGCCgagtagaaaaagaaaaaaaaaagttcctgTAATCAGGgtgaagtctctctctctctttccttccttcctGCCTTTACTTGCCTTTGAAATCATGAAATCAAATAGTAGTTCCTTCATTTTGACATATTTTTTACCCCAGCCGCTTGAATAACCTTTTGGAGTTAAATAATCATTACCAGAGCTCTAGACACGTTTCTTCTCATCTTAACCATCATATAGATGGCATGAATGCTCACAGGGTTTCTTTAGCTTCCATTATAATTGGATATTTTTTCTATCATcaatattttggtattttatagTCCATTAGTTTGATttatatcttttctttcttcttctgtaggATTTGATGGTGGCAACAATTATTCACATATTGAGGGAAAATAGAATGTCGAATCCAAAGTGGCATGGTCTAAGGAAGCGTGaggttctgagtttgactcttCTTACCTCTTCAGGCTATTCACACAGTGTCGTAGATGACTTGGAGGAATTGGAAGTGGAGAAGGGAGCACTGCCATTTCTTGTGGGACTACAAATCAATAGATACATGAGCGTAAGCATGGTTCCTGAAGGATTAAGATTCATCACTGCCCTCAAGAAATTGGAGGTAATATACATGCCAAATGAATTCAAGAAGGCTTCAAGAAGATGATGGGGAAGATTGGCACAAAATACAACACATACCCTCCATCACAACACGATGATGACACACTTGTTGTCTTCTCTTCATCTgcgacatcatcatcatcaaacaaGCAATTGAAGTTCCATCATATGATATCATCAACAACTGCGTACGTACCCTTATTTTGCTTTATATAtagcttctctctctttttttgctaaaagatcatgtatattaagaataagaaaagaaaagaaaaagaacaagtaATATGATACAAAAAAAGAGGCGGGATTGAGAGGCACACCTCCACACAGGATGTAGAGGGGACACACTCTAActacctttggcatggccatcagcggAAAGAGGCAACCACCTAAACAACCATCacctaaaaaaaagggaaaatttacCCTAGCACATTCTATATCTAGGACGAACAGAGGCGTCCATGTCTAAgtccatcttcaccaaaggcGACCAAGATGTAACCGGAGACGGGATCTCAAAACGAGCCGCTgatttggaaagaaaattagCTACAGAGTTTGTCTCACGGAAACAGTGAGTTATCTTCCATTCCACCACTGCCAAGTAAGACATGCAGTTTATCCATTTCTGGTATGCTACCCAAGgaggttttttcttttggaaaagaaTAACCACTGCCgtcgaatcacattcaatccaaaggcGGGGGATGCCCAGTTGTTGCGCCACCTCAAGACCAATCATTACAGCCATGAATTCCGCTTCAAGATTTGTTCGAGTTCCTAGGAAATTATGAAAGTTTCCCACCACTTCGGCCTTCTCATTTCTTAGAACACCCCCTGCACCAGATTTTCCTGGGTTACCAATTGAGCATCCATCGGTGTTAAGTTTAACCTAGCCTGATTGAGGGGGGCACcaatatatttcaaaattttcatggaGCCTATACCTTACACCTGAAAAAACCAATCTCCTAGCATGTAAAAGATCCATAACGGATAGAAGCGAACTTGAATGCACCAAGGATTGGGAGCTAATATCACTTTTCAACAAATCAAAGCATTGATCAGCCGAGGTAGCCACTCCATCATATTTCCTTCTATTCCTTTCTAGCCATAAAAAGTAAGgaattaaaacaaaacccttcagccaTACAATATTAAAAGGGAGCTTTGAAGCTTGATCCTTCCACCAAGCCATCAAGCGGTCAGTACCATCAAAACCAGACCAATTAACTCCAAAGCACCCACAAAACTTCTACCATAGATGAGCTGCAAATGAGCATTCGAAGAGAGAATGATTCCTCGACTCCTCATCAATGCCGCACATATAGCAAACTGAGGGCAGCTTAATTCCACATTTTTTGACATTGTCATCAGATGGAAGTCTGTTTTTGATCATTCTCCAACCAAAAATCGATTGCTTTGGCTGAAGTTGGCacttccaaatcaaagagagcCACGCCACTTTTGGAGATTCCTTCCTCACCTTATCCCAGGCCGACCTCAAGGTAAAGACACCTGAAGATGTCGGTCCCCAATGGCATTTGTCTTCCAAGGAAGAGATCCTTATGCTCTTAGCTTGAtcaaaaattttctcaaaaaatatgGATTCGGGATGGGGGAAATTCCACTCACCTTGTCTAATGAAATCTGAGACCCTTGCCTGTAGAGAATAGGAAAGGCCCAATTGCAGATTAGCAAGCTCtacaatatatttattttccaaCCAGCTATCTGTCCAAAAATTAATTTGATGACCATTTCCAACAGTCCACTACTCCTGAGATTCCATCCATTTCTAAACCTTTTTGAGACCAGGCCAAATAGAGGATCAGATGTGACCAGTTTTCAAAGATCCATCAGACTTCAAGAACCGGGCACGAAGAAAAGAGCTCATTAATGTTTTGTCATATTTAATTTGCCATGCTAGCTTACAGAGGCAGGCAAAGTTAACATCACGCAATCTCTTTATGCCTAGGCCTCCTTCCCTCTTGGGTTTGCAGACTTCGTCACACTTGATAATGATCTTATTCCTTGATTCCATATCTCCTAACCAGATAAAGTTATGCATCCACTTCCCCACCTGTTGAATAGAACGACCAGGCCAACAATTTATTCCGAAATTGTGAATCGGAATGCTAGAGATCACTGATTTTACAAGTTCCACCCTTCCCACCATAGAGAGAAGTCTACCCTTCCATCCAGACAaccttttcttgattttatccaaGAGGGATAGCATGTAATCTTTTTTAGCTCGGCCCTTAAAATTCTCAACCCcaaaatattttgtagggaaacCGGCAGGGGCAATACACAGGTAGTCACTTATGAATTGTTTTCTATGAGGAGCAACACTCCCAAAGAAAATACTGCTTTTATCTAAGTTAAATTTCTGACTTGAGAAGGCCTGATATTTAACCAGAAAAGCatgaatatttttataaatttgacTGAggcatttataaaaataaagatgtcAGGCAAATAATAAGTGAGTGGGAGAGGATGCACCTCGAGGACCTGGGAGGGGTGTTATCATCCCATTTTGCGTCAAACCACTTAAACCTCTACAAAGCACCTCCTCTGctaaaataaagagaataggGGATAAAGAATCACCTTAGAGAAGACCACGGCCCACCTCAAAAAACCCACCGGACCTCCATTTACAAGCACAGACACCCGAGGAAACCGGGATTTGGTGAACCCAAGAGATCCAACTTGAAGAGAAACCAAACTTCTTCAAAGTGGCGAACAAAAAATCCCAAGATAAGGAATCAAAAGCCTTCTGAACATCCAACTTCAACCCCATACCACCACCCCTTACCACAGAGTGCATCATATTGGAGAGCTCAGATGCCATGCAAATATTTGAGGAAATGATTTTACCTTTCTGGAAAGCGCCTTGCTCCTCAAAGATCAAGCGAGGTAATAAAACCTAAAGTCTAGATGCCATTATCTTAGTCAAAACCTTGCAGAAAAAGTTCCCCATACATATGGACGGAACCTATCAAGGGATGTTGCCCCTTCAACCTTAGGAATGAGAGATATAAAACAATTATTGATCCCTTTAGGAAGTTGACCAGCCTCAAAAAATTTTTTAACAGCCCTGCAAAAATCGTCCTCAACTATAGGCCAGCATTTACGAAAGAAACTGCCAGGAAAGCCATCTGGACCTGGTGAGCTAGCTGGGTCCAAGTCCCACACCGCCTGATTAATTTCATCCCTGCTTGGAACAGACTCCAGAACCGccacatcatcctcttccaaCACTCTTAGAATATTTTTTAGCAAGTCATTGGGAACAACGGTTTCAGAAGCCTTGTGAAACCTCTGACAAAATTCAGAAATATAAGAAGCAATGGCACTCTGAGCCATCCTCCTTTCTCAAAGTGGTGATTTGGTTTTTTGCACGTCTTATTTTCACAGATAGATGAAAAAAATTGGAGTTACAGTCTCCTTCTTTTATCCATCTCAGTTTTTCCTTATCTACCCACATCTTGTCGTGCAACTGACTAGCTTTCAACAAAGTAGTCTTTACATCAGCTTCTTTATTGAACAATTCATTTGTCATACCAGCCACATCAATCATATCTTGAACCTCCTTGAGGACCAACCTCACCTTCTCAAGCTCATCATTCAAGTTAGAAAAAGTAGACCTCGCCCATGGTCTCAATGTCTCTTTAactctttttaatttggatGCCAGGATGAAAATAGGGTCACCACCAAATTGACTCCTCCAAGCATCCTCCACCACCGAAATAAAACTTTCATTTTCCATCCAGAAGCTGTGGAAACGAAAGGGGGAATTTCTAGGCTTTGGAATATCGTCTGAAGCTATTAATAACGGGGCATGATCAGACGCTGAGGACACCAAGACCAGCTGCTTTACATTCTTGAAGAAATCAAGTCGCTTCTCATTGCAAAAGGTACAATCCTGAACTGCCCTCACATTGCCTCGACGACGATTATTTGACCAAGTAAATTTCTTTCCCAGAGAGGGAACAGGAAGCAGCTCGCACCCATCAACCATGGCCTGAAATTCTGCTGTTGATCCCAAATTAAAAGCTCTACGGCCGCGCTTCTCATGAGAAGCTAGAGTGGCATTGAAGTCCCCAATTACTAACCAGGGGATAAGAGGGGACACCTGCAACCCCAACTCTAACCACAAATTCCTGCGAATAACTTTAAAAGAGCCAATATGGACAAAAGATAGACCTATCTTGCTACCAAGCCAATCGCAGAGAATGGAAATAGATTGATCTGAAGAGGCAGAGACTACAGGGTGTGGTAAACCAATCTTCCATAAAATCCATAAGTTAGGAGCTTTACTCTGCCTAGTGTTATGGATGAAATCTAATAcatatcccaatttattaaaaaataaagaagggaagTCACTTACTTGAACCATTGGTTCAGCTAAGCATAACACATCTGGATTATGCTCTCTCAAAAATAAGCAAAGGGCCCTTTTACCGGCGGCCTCCCTCATACCTCGAATGTTTCAAAAAAGAACTTTCATTGATCACTATTTTGATGTGGCGCCCTTGCCAGTATTCTTAGACCaccttttttcttctgtttgctGCCCATGGCCTTTACTGTTGTGTTTTTCTCTCGCATAGTTGCTTCCTTGTCAATTAGGCCTACTTCATGCACAACGGAGACCACGCCCCTTGAGCAGTCTGCTACAGGCAGAGATGAGACAATGTTTTCCTCACGAGATGCCTCTTGGACTGGCAGCTGAAGGTGAGGTAGAGAAGCACCACCACGACCATGACCCTGTAGGGAGATCGGTCTTCTAGGCCAAGAGGAGTATCTAGCTTCTTGAATAGGAGTGCGATTCTTAGCTCCTGTGACCAAAGAGGCACTGGAATCCTCCATGGGCAGGGAAGAGGAAACTGGGTCATAGTCAGAAGAACCGCTTAATGATCCATAATCAGATTCCGAATCAGACCCACTGGATACCCCTTTATCCACCGAGAAAACTTGGTTGAGAGTGTTTGAGTCATTGGCATATTTCTCAGATTCGTTTCCTAAAAAACATAGGATTCAAAGGAGAAGATTCCAAGAATACTTGGATATCTCCTCCATTCACAATATGAATGGGCGCTCCACAATTTAAAACTTCCTTATTTGATGCTTCACGGTTTAAATCTTCCTTAGTTGACGCTCCACAGTTAACAACTTCCTTATCAAGGGTTCCACAATTGGTAGGAGAGATATGCGTGTGAATTGGATTctcattcaaattttgaatcacTCTATCTGAGTTCAAACCCATGGAAttgactccatcttcaacgTACACCGTCCCTTGCACTGCTGCAGCATTATCCATGGCGTTCTGCTTGGCGTCATCAAGTTTCTTCTGTCTACATGTTGAAACCAAGTGGCCCACTTGGCGGCAATACCCACACCGATCAATATTATCCTCATACACCATTTTTTGACGAAAGCCAAAGACTTTGGACGTGCCAGGTTCAAATCTTTCGACTTGAACTTCATCAATTCTCACAGCAAATTCAGAAATATCAATTTCGACAAGGACCCTAGCAAAGTACCCCATTATCCCTTGCCTAGTCCTTCGATCCAACGCCACAGGTCTTCCGACTGCTTTCGCGATTGACAAGAGGACAGTCTCATGCTAGTACTCGAGAGGGAGGTCAGGGAAATGAATCCAGACAAGCTTTGTGAAAACTTGCTTCTCATGAATGTTGAAGTCAGGCttcctgtcacaccccgttctcacagaaccgggccagtgaccgggttaacaccggttaacccaaacctgccaggatcatcagatactgtattccaccacagcatacacacaactaatataaactcatcagatcagcggaagactaagttttacctgtgaataatcccataatacttgatacccggattgtgatacaataattatatacatgtgggcccgaaggcatgatatttacacaaaaagaataaaattcaaatatcaagtacataaggaaatccaccaaaacaatcagagtacacagctcNNNNNNNNNNNNNNNNNNNNNNNNNNNNNNNNNNNNNNNNNNNNNNNNNNNNNNNNNNNNNNNNNNNNNNNNNNNNNNNNNNNNNNNNNNNNNNNNNNNNNNNNNNNNNNNNNNNNNNNNNNNNNNNNNNNNNNNNNNNNNNNNNNNNNNNNNNNNNNNNNNNNNNNNNNNNNNNNNNNNNNNNNNNNNNNNNNNNNNNNNNNNNNNNNNNNNNNNNNNNNNNNNNNNNNNNNNNNNNNNNNNNNNNNNNNNNNNNNNNNNNNNNNNNNNNNNNNNNNNNNNNNNNNNNNNNNNNNNNNNNNNNNNNNNNNNNNNNNNNNNNNNNNNNNNNNNNNNNNNNNNNNNNNNNNNNNNNNNNNNNNNNNNNNNNNNNNNNNNNNNNNNNNNNNNNNNNNNNNNNNNNNNNNNNNNNNNNNNNNNNNNNNNNNNNNNNNNNNNNNNNNNNNNNNNNNNNNNNNNNNNNNNNNNNNNNNNNNNNNNNNNNNNNNNNNNNNNNNNNNNNNNNNNNNNNNNNNNNNNNNNNNNNNNNNNNNNNNNNNNNNNNNNNNNNNNNNNNNNNNNNNNNNNNNNNNNNNNNNNNNNNNNNNNNNNNNNNNNNNNNNNNNNNNNNNNNNNNNNNNNNNNNNNNNNNNNNNNNNNNNNNNNNNNNNNNNNNNNNNNNNNNNNNNNNNNNNNNNNNNNNNNNNNNNNNATGCATAGTcctcgtgtcccattccacgggccaccaatgcactcgtttccaagccgactacgctTACAAGGATTCGTTCGTACGGGTGAGatcggtgcgaatcgggtaggatttggtgaacctaacataattgagcggggttagtacttcactattttaggatcaaaattaacgagatccgatgataaaatcatgtttagaacgtcaaaagaaggtcg is part of the Macadamia integrifolia cultivar HAES 741 chromosome 9, SCU_Mint_v3, whole genome shotgun sequence genome and encodes:
- the LOC122089682 gene encoding uncharacterized protein LOC122089682, translated to MGYFARVLVEIDISEFAVRIDEVQVERFEPGTSKVFGFRQKMVYEDNIDRCGYCRQVGHLVSTCRQKKLDDAKQNAMDNAAAVQGTVYVEDGVNSMGLNSDRVIQNLNENPIHTHISPTNCGTLDKEVVNCGASTKEDLNRNESEKYANDSNTLNQVFSVDKGVSSGSDSESDYGSLSGSSDYDPVSSSLPMEDSSASLVTGAKNRTPIQEARYSSWPRRPISLQGHGRGGASLPHLQLPVQEASREENIVSSLPVADCSRGVVSVVHEVGLIDKEATMREKNTTVKAMGSKQKKKDFIHNTRQSKAPNLWILWKIGLPHPVVSASSDQSISILCDWLGSKIGLSFVHIGSFKVIRRNLWLELGLQVSPLIPWLVIGDFNATLASHEKRGRRAFNLGSTAEFQAMVDGCELLPVPSLGKKFTWSNNRRRGNVRAVQDCTFCNEKRLDFFKNVKQLVLVSSASDHAPLLIASDDIPKPRNSPFRFHSFWMENESFISVVEDAWRSQFGGDPIFILASKLKRVKETLRPWARSTFSNLNDELEKVRLVLKEVQDMIDVAGMTNELFNKEADVKTTLLKASQLHDKMWRFHKASETVVPNDLLKNILRVLEEDDVAVLESVPSRDEINQAVWDLDPASSPGPDGFPGSFFRKCWPIVEDDFCRAVKKFFEAGQLPKGINNCFISLIPKVEGATSLDRFRPYVWGTFSARF